A stretch of Falco rusticolus isolate bFalRus1 chromosome 2, bFalRus1.pri, whole genome shotgun sequence DNA encodes these proteins:
- the AAMDC gene encoding mth938 domain-containing protein isoform X3, producing MPVYTFTFILFDRRLWFNFVMSSPEIASLSWGQMKVKGCSTTYKDCKVWPGGSRTWDWRETGTNHSPGVQPADLEEVVKKGVKTVVIGRGMSEALQDAEDSTSKKRELQHAKRISLFKGKLLCFITVGVKFQYRQGDCLLQVFSIRIFYSCSCHSFLSQLCRFPQKRLLYLGCSSP from the exons ATGCCCGTTTACACTTTCACCTTTATCCTCTTTGATCGCAG ACTTTGGTTCAACTTTGTGATGTCTTCCCCTGAAATTGCTTCCCTTTCTTGGGGTCAGATGAAGGTGAAAGGCTGCTCTACAACATATAAGGACTGCAAAGTATGGCCAGGAGGGAGCCGAACCTGGGATTGGCGAGAAACTGGGACTAAC CATTCTCCAGGAGTGCAGCCAGCTGACCTTGAAGAAGTTGTCAAGAAGGGTGTTAAAACTGTGGTGATTGGTCGTGGCATGAGCGAGGCTTTGCAG GATGCAGAAGATTCCACTTCCAAAAAGAGGGAGCTGCAGCATGCAAAGCggatttctctttttaaaggcaaactGCTATGTTTCATCACCGTCGGTGTGAAATTTCAGTATCGACAAGGAGATTGTCTGCTGCAAGTCTTTTCCATCCGTATCTTCTATTCCTGCTCTTGTCACAGCTTCCTGAGTCAGCTTTGTCGGTTCCCACAAAAGCGCCTGCTCTACTTGGGCTGCTCCAGTCCCTGA
- the AAMDC gene encoding mth938 domain-containing protein isoform X4, with protein MSSPEIASLSWGQMKVKGCSTTYKDCKVWPGGSRTWDWRETGTNHSPGVQPADLEEVVKKGVKTVVIGRGMSEALQDAEDSTSKKRELQHAKRISLFKGKLLCFITVGVKFQYRQGDCLLQVFSIRIFYSCSCHSFLSQLCRFPQKRLLYLGCSSP; from the exons ATGTCTTCCCCTGAAATTGCTTCCCTTTCTTGGGGTCAGATGAAGGTGAAAGGCTGCTCTACAACATATAAGGACTGCAAAGTATGGCCAGGAGGGAGCCGAACCTGGGATTGGCGAGAAACTGGGACTAAC CATTCTCCAGGAGTGCAGCCAGCTGACCTTGAAGAAGTTGTCAAGAAGGGTGTTAAAACTGTGGTGATTGGTCGTGGCATGAGCGAGGCTTTGCAG GATGCAGAAGATTCCACTTCCAAAAAGAGGGAGCTGCAGCATGCAAAGCggatttctctttttaaaggcaaactGCTATGTTTCATCACCGTCGGTGTGAAATTTCAGTATCGACAAGGAGATTGTCTGCTGCAAGTCTTTTCCATCCGTATCTTCTATTCCTGCTCTTGTCACAGCTTCCTGAGTCAGCTTTGTCGGTTCCCACAAAAGCGCCTGCTCTACTTGGGCTGCTCCAGTCCCTGA